The proteins below are encoded in one region of Triticum aestivum cultivar Chinese Spring chromosome 1B, IWGSC CS RefSeq v2.1, whole genome shotgun sequence:
- the LOC123093541 gene encoding NADPH-dependent aldo-keto reductase, chloroplastic, producing the protein MAESFVLNTGARIPSVGLGTAMGKAEPGVVREAVYAAVKAGYRHIDCAPAYRNEKEIGLALKKLFDEGVVKREDLFITSKLWSGNQAPEDVPEGIDTTLQDLQLDYLDLFLIHAPLRSKKGAIPTPENFLPVDIPATWGAMEKLYASGKARAIGVSNFSCKRMEDLLATASVPPAVNQVECHPGWQQMKLRELCQSKGVHLSAYSPLGKHGSPGSTGPSFLSNPIVISVAEKLNKTPAQVALRWGLQMGQSVLPKSTNETRIKENLSIFDWSIPEDLMANFSEIQQVKVLRAEFVVHPQGIFKTVEDFWDGEI; encoded by the exons ATGGCTGAATCCTTTGTGCTCAACACCGGTGCAAGGATCCCATCAGTTGGCCTCGGCACGGCGATGGGGAAAGCCGAACCCGGCGTCGTACGGGAGGCCGTCTACGCCGCCGTCAAG GCTGGATATCGGCATATCGACTGTGCTCCAGCGTACCGCAATGAGAAGGAG ATTGGTCTCGCTCTCAAGAAATTATTTGATGAAGGCGTGGTTAAGCGTGAAGATCTATTTATCACTTCTAAGTTGTG GTCTGGTAATCAAGCCCCAGAAGATGTGCCAGAGGGCATTGACACCACTCTTCAAGATTTGCAGCTGGACTACTTAGACCTTTTCCTT ATCCATGCTCCACTTCGTTCGAAGAAAGGTGCCATCCCAACCCCTGAAAACTTTCTTCCTGTTGACATTCCTGCTACTTGGGGAGCAATGGAGAAGTTATATGCCTCTGGTAAGGCCCGTGCGATCGGTGTGAGTAACTTTTCTTGTAAGAGGATGGAGGATTTGCTTGCCACTGCAAGTGTACCTCCAGCAGTCAACCAGGTTGAGTGCCATCCAGGTTGGCAGCAAATGAAACTCAGGGAACTTTGCCAGTCAAAGGGTGTTCATCTTTCT GCATATTCACCCTTAGGAAAACATGGATCACCAGGATCCACGGGTCCAAGCTTTCTTAGCAATCCCATTGTCATCTCTGTTGCGGAGAAGTTAAACAAAACTCCTGCGCAGGTTGCCCTACGCTGGGGTCTTCAAATGGGCCAGAGTGTACTCCCGAAAAGCACTAATGAAACAAGAATAAAGGAGAACTTAAGCATATTTGACTGGTCTATCCCTGAAGATTTGATGgcgaatttctctgaaattcagcAG GTTAAGGTGCTAAGAGCTGAATTTGTGGTTCACCCCCAAGGTATTTTCAAAACCGTGGAGGATTTTTGGGATGGTGAAATCTGA